ggagctctctcctgagaatatatgcaatatacggcactgtccaatcaggaatgatgaccaaaacctccatgaccaagtcgaccacggctgggatttCCACTTCAGTCAGATCAGTTGGGCTCTTAGGCTGTGGGGGCTCTTCGGTGAAGGGATCCTCTTGGACTGACGGTGTGTGAATATgctccaaaaacacattgctgggaatgggctccctattggaacctatctttgccaggtCATCGGCTGCTTGGTtcttcagtcggggtatatggtgaagctctaacccctcaaacttcttttccagtTTATCACTGCATTGCAATAACCAGTCATAGTTGGACTCCTAACATCCCATTCCTacatcacttgattgaccaccaaatctgagtcgccgtaaaccaTTAGGCGCCGGatgccgagtgaaatggccatacgcaacccgtacagaagtgcctcatattcagcttcattgttggaggagtcaaagtgaatctggagaacataactGAGCTTGTCGCCTCGCGGGGATACTAGGACTACTCTAGCTCtagaaccattcagcatcttggatccatcaaagaacatagtccaatgttccgagtgaatctgagttAGTTGTTGCTGCTCAATCCACTCgacgaggaaatctgctattgcttgggacttgattgctttctttgcctcaaacttgatatccaacggaaggagttcaatcgcccactttgccactcgaccagttgcgtctctgttgttcagaatttctgTCAATGGAGCATCGCTGACGACTGTGATCGAATGATccgagaaataatgtgcaaccttcttcgtggtcaattaaattccatagacaagcttgtgataatgcggatatctctactttgatggagttaagacttcagaaatatagtaTACTTGGTgctgaaccttgtaggctttaccTTCTTCCTCCTGCTCGATCGTGAGTACtttactgacaacttgtccagtggctgcaatgtaaagtagtaaaggctctttgctgattggagcagcgagcaccggctgggtggaaagcagggttttgagctctgcaaacgttGTGTcggcttcaggagtccactccaacttatcagatttcttcatcagtcggtaaagaggcaatgcttTTTCACCGAGACGtgagatgaatcgactcaaagcGGCCAAACAACTAGTAAGCTTCTGAACGTCGTGTATACGCACAGGACATTTCATTCGGAGTATTGCACCAATTTCTCTGGGTTTGCATTGATCCcacgttcggaaacgaggaaactgAGTAACTTTCCACCTGGAGCTCCAAATGTACACTTCGACgaattaagcttgatatcatatctcctcagattggcaaaggtttcagcgaggtcagtcagcaggtcacaacctttacgcgacttaatgatgatgtcatccatgtatgcttccacattcggactgatttgagtgagcaggcacttctgtaTCATGCACATGAATGTGGCGccagcattcttgagaccaaagGGCATAGTAACATAGCAAAATCACCCGAACGGGGTGATGAAAGCTCTTTTTATTTCGTCGgatccatacagtcggatctgatggtacccgaaatatgcatccagaaaggacaatcgctcacatcccgcagtcgagtcgactatctGATCGATGCAGGGAAGAgggaagtgatctttcgggcaggcctgattgatatgcttgaagtcaatgcacatacgaagtgaatcgtcctttttggggaccatgacaacattggcgagccactcggagtggtaaatttcgcggatgaactcagctgccagaagcCGAGCCACCTCCTCGCTGATTTCCTTTCTCTTCTCCACGGCGGACCGATGGAGATGCTCTTTAACAGGTTTTGCTTTTGGATTGACTCGCAAActgtgctcagccagtcccctgggtacacccggcatgtcaaaaggtttccatgcaaagatgtcacAGTTCTCACAGAGGAAcaggatgagcgcttcttcctatttgctgtcgagtgttgttgaaatatgagtcggagcagcattgggatcgatCGGGTGAATGTGAACTGGCTTCATTTCActggacgactgaaatgcagaatctgaagcaggcttcttggcacgtaacaaatcactcggatctgcgttCTTCTGATATTCTTGCATTTCCACCGCTGCCATCTGTTCATCGgcaatctttgagcccttctggaggcactcttctgcTCTCTACCGATTACCAGTGACTGTAATCACGCCCCTGGGGCCAGGCATCTTTagcttgaggtacacgtaacatggtcgagccatgaaatgACGTATGCAGGTCTGCCTAGAATAGCATGATAGGCACTTTGAAAATCCACAACCTCAAATGTCAACTTCTCCTTTCGACAATTCTATTCTAGGCACTTTGAAAGTCCACAACCTCAAATGTCAACTTCTCCTTTCGACAATTctttgaatcaccgaaaaccacgtcaagaGTGATCTGGCCGAGTGAATCAGCTTTCTTTCCAGGAATGACACCATGGAAGCTCATGTTTCTCTCACtaagtttggacatcggaatgcccatccctgtGAGGGTCTCAGCATAGAGAATATTCagaccactgccaccatccatcaatactttggtcagtcgagtgcccCCAACAACTTGATCGACTACCAACGCTTGCCGTCCTGGAGTGGCAACGCGAgctgggtgatcagactggtcgaatgtgattgCAGTTTGTGACCACTTCAGATATGTCGTCGTTGCcagagcaaccatgttcacttctctgttgatgactttcagtcgactcttgCTCTCACCATCAGCAAAAAATACCAAGGTGGAATTGACATTGGGGAAACCATCATCCTCCTCTTTGTCCTCATCCTTATCGGATTCCTTCTCTTTCTcactgggttgtttctctcggaactgctggataaggagtcgacactgtcgagtggtatgcttggggTAAATCAGGTTTccctcttcatccttcttggtgtGTATATGACACGGTAAATCTAACACATCATTTCCTGCCTGATCTTTTACCTTCTTGGGGGTCCAGGGCCCCTTAGGTTTTCCCTTAAATTTTCCTTGGGTCGCGACTGCAACCTTTCCAGGACCCGCATGtcctgcttgctcttctgcttccgaTTGGAATTACCTCCACCAGTGTCTTGGCCGACTGGTTTGCTCTTGCCGCTACGGAGTCTATCTTCTTCTTCGCCGTTTGCGTatcgagtggctatttccatcattcgggTCAGGGTCATGTCCCATGTCTGACCGAATTTCAGGTTAAGCTCCCGATACCAAACGCCCTCCTTGAAGGCGCAAACTGCTTGGTGAGACACATTTTCCACTGTGTAATGCAAAGTGCTCCACCTCTAGATGTAATCTCTCAAAGTCTCATTCGGTTTTTGTACACAATGCTACAATTCTGCCAGCCCTGCAGGTCGTTTGCAAGTACCCTCAaaagttctgacaaacactcgagCCAATTCTTCCCAGCTGAAAATACTGCCAGgagctaactgattcaaccatgcTTTGGCCGAACCTTCCAACATAagaggaagatgcttcatggctccTTCATCATTTCCACCACCGATCTGCACAGCAACTCGGTAGTCTTCTAGCCAAGTGCCAGGCTTCGACTCACAAGTGAACTTGCTAACTCCAgttgccaacctgaagttgggaggaatctctgcagccctgatggctctgctaaaacactcgggacctgaaacatgcactctgcttcCAGTTGGGTGATCTCTGTCTTGTCTTTCTCTGTGTGCTCGATTCCTGTTGACTAAACCTTGCACCAGAATTGACCTTGCATCAAATCCCGGCTCTCTGGGGTTGACTGGCAATCTCCGCTCCTCATTGTACGAGCGCCTTTCATCATAATGCCGGGGCACATATGATCCGCTCCTCGCAGAGGGCGCAGGCACTTGACGGCGATCATCACGGCCGAGCTTATGATCATACTGCTCGTGGTTCCGACCAAAGTTCTGTTCTTGGCGatgcccacgtccctcacgcTGCGGAGGCGATCtagggctgtgagccgactggactGTGTCAGCCACCACAGATCTGCTATGGATTTTGTTACGCGACTAAGATACTGTTGTGTTTTGCTCTCCTGCTACGCGGAGCAACgctcggatctgcatcaaacctcgtCCAGCCTCTGACTGGGAAGGCTGGATGGACTCTGCTATACGagcagcagctgtgagattctgaattGGAGTGCAGTATACCTGAGGTTGAGGCGGGAACAATTGTCGCTGCCGTCGACTAGACTCAGGGATCTGCCGCCAAGCACGCTCGTCGAGCGCATGCtgaaggttctccagtcgagtgcgctcagccaaagtggccaggcgcgccgcctccaaggcccgagcctcagAGGTCTCTCCGACAATGGGCGTGTGGAGCGCCTCCATGTTGCGGCGATGAAGTTCTTCCTCTGCTGGGAAGAGAGGGTTTCGGGGTGGTACTCCTCATGGACGCGCGACGGATCACcgtcgccatcgccgccgccgtcgcgacGGAAACCAGGCGTGCTGTGCGGCGTgtcgaccatcaggacttccgctgTAGGGTCGCTGCTGTCGTACTCGGATagggtctcgacggagccagtcgaacaggccgtagagagattcgtcgggctcgattggcGCGACTTGAGGGGTGCTGACTGACGCGCCACCGCATgcttcacccaccgctggagtCACGATCGGCCGGAGCGCTTGCGGCGGCGAGCAACAGGGAGTGAAGATGCCacgggagccgaccgatactggatcgacggctgccgcagaaggACACCGCGGACGCATGCGCGAAAGTGTGTTGCCCAGCAGATGGGGAGCGTCTCGACGTCGAGAGGGGCCTcctggagccaggcggagtcgtcggcgacgaaaacgagcgcgccgagacggatctcgcggccctcaacCAATCCGCCGTTGGAAACCACGATGATGGGAATCGAAAAAATCGCAACCTCACCGGAAAATCGCTAAGACacttgccccacggtgggcgccaactgtcgtggttctaagtctgacagtagaatggggggtaggtgtgaggaggcaagatcctagctacgatgaagttgtgcacgcaagatttacgagttcaggcccttctcacaggaagtaacaaccctacgtctcggtgcccagaggctagtcgattggattatgcgtgaagttatagggggtgcgaacccctgtctcagaggagggggtggcttatatagagtgcgccaggaccctaGCCATCCACCGTTAcatagggttcaatgtacataaagaggggacgttactggtaacgtcagcattaaagtcatataaatgaccattaagactacggagtgaacgcctgaccgttgtCAATCAGAGTGACCTTAGATCTTCTGTACTCCAAGTGGTTTCTGATATGGTCGAGTGATTATATCTCTGTCGAGTGGAACCGTTGGTCGAGTGGGTTGCACCTTGAGGTGATTCCAGTCGGTAGAAGTTGCTGTCCTTTGAATGTCCTTGACTGTAGGGCAGTGTCCATGGGAAGGGTGCTTAGATCAGGTCTATTGCCCTAcactaggtacatgtcatcgtcagcATTCGCGAAGTCGACCGCACCGTGCCACCGCCCCCACTTGTCATCCGCGAGGAGGACCAGGCGGCCCTTGCGGCGGTCTATCGGgagagcgaggaggacgagcggcgcagggcggcggtggcggaggaaGAGAAGGCGGCGTACGAGGCGGCCATGGCGCAGGCCATGGCCCTCTCCGCGGCGGGCAACTGCGTCCTGCCGCCGGTGACCCCGCCGTCCCCTGTCAAAGCCGAGCCGGAACCGGAGCTGGAGCTGTCCCCCACCGAGTGCTACTCCTGGACGGGAGTAGTGCACGAGTGGGTCAGCGCCCACCGGTCTGGGTTGGGGCGACGCCGACGCAGGAGGCTGCATACCTCGAACATTGGCGCCAGCGACGGCTGGCCGAGGAGCGCCGCCACAGCGAGTACCTCGAGATGCTCTAGCGCGACGCCGAGGACGAGTAGCGCGACGCCGAGGAAGAGGCGCGCCAGCCCGTGGTGGCACAGCCCCCCGCGGCGGCAAAGCCCGCGCCCGACATGAACGTTCTCTGGCACACGCGTTCCCCTGGGCCGGCCCTGCGCCGACGCTCATCGATCTCACGGACCCCTAGGACGACGACGACGCCTAGGGCAGCGCACCGCCTCATAGTTTAGTTTATTTTTAATTTTCTTAAATGCAAATGTGAACGCGTGGACTCCCGCCGGCCTTCTTGGCCGGCTTTAATGTTTAATTAATATTGTTTTTATTTTAAATATGCAtgtattctttttcttttcttgcgCCGTCCAAATCAAAACGCGAAAGCAGAGGTTCGTGTCCGCCTGACCGACCCAAATggacaaaaagcggacaaaaTCGCGGTTTGTTTGGGTaggcccgttggagttgctcttaacGCAAGGCCGTCGTCATCCTTATAAGACCCCATGCACTCGCTCTGCCTCCGGCACTCTGCACCCCTGCACAGGGTGTCCCCGACCAAGTACACCACCAAGCTTTAAACTCTGCTCTGCTACTAGTCTCGCCTACTCTTCTTCTCGATCTCTAAGCTGCAGCCTGCAGCACGCAAACAGCGGACCGATGTGCACCACCACCCCTGCGCCGTCGGCGCCAGCGGTGGCAGTCTCCGGCGGCAAGGGCCTCCACCACGTCTATGTGACGCTGGCCCAGTGCGCCGACGTTCACGGGCACGGGGGCGACGCGGCCGGCGCTCATTGTCACCCCCAGCTCAAGTGCCATGGGGTTGACGGCCACGCCGTGCCCCTGACTGTGAATGGTGGCGAGACTTTCCGCGAGGCGGCGGCACTGTGCCGGCTGGCGTGCCCGATCGCGCTGACGGCGCTGCTGCTCTACTCCCGCACCGCGCTGTCCATGCTCTTCCTCGGCTCCCTCGGCGACCTCCAGCTAGCGGCGGGTTCGCTCGCCGTCGCCTTCGCCAACATCACCGGCTACTCAGTGCTCTCCGGGCTCTCCCTCGGAATGGACCCGCTTTGCTCTCAGGCGTTTGGCGCCAACCAGCCGACGCTCCTCGGCCTCACCCTCTACCGCTCTGTTCTCTTCTTGCTCTGCTGCTCGCTGCCGCTCTCTGCGCTGTGGCTCAACATGTCAAAGATCCTCCTCTTCCTCGGCCAGGACCGCGAGATCACGGAGCTCGCGCAGCAGTACCTCCTATTCTCCCTCCCCGACCTCTTCACCTTCTCCCTGATCCACCCACTACGCGTCTACCTCCGGTCGCAAGGTGTCACGCAGCCGCTCACCACTGCCGCGGGCGCAGCCGTGCTGTTCCATGTGCTGGCCAACTACGTGCTGGTGGGGCGACTCGGGCTCGGCGCCGAGGGGGTTGCCGCCGCGGCCTCGGCTTCCAACTTCGTGCTACTCGGCGTGCTGCTGGCGTACGTCAGCCGGCGCGACACGGCGTTGCGGGAGGCATGGGGTCCCACGGTGGAGTGGCTCGCCGGATGGGGCCCGCTTGCGCGGCTGGCCGCTCCTAGCTGCGCGTCGGTGTGCCTGGAGTGGTGGTGGTACGAGGTGATGATCTTGCTGTGCGGGCTACTGCCGGAGCCAAAGCCGGCGGTGGCGTCCATGGGCGTGCTTATGCAGACGACGGCGCTTGTGTATGTCTTCCCGTCGTCCCTGGGTCTCGGCGTATCGACGCGGGTGGGAAACGAGCTGGGCGCGAAtcgcccaggccgcgcgcgctcTTCCGCTCGCGTGGCCATGGTCGGCGCCGCCGGGATGGGACTCTTGGCCATGTCGTTCGCAGCGGGGATGCGCCACGCATGGGGTCGACTCTTCACCGCCGACGCCGACATCATCCGCCTAACTGCAGCCGCGCTGCCGGTCGTAGGGCTGTGCGAGCTCGGAAATTGCCCACAGACCGTCGGCTGCGGCGTGCTCCGCGGCAGCGCCCGGCCGTCGCGAGCCGCGCACGTCAACCTCGGCGCTTTCTATCTTGTGGGCATGCCCGTCGCCGTCGTGCTTGCGTTCTGGTTCGGCGTGGGCTTCGTTGGGCTCTGGGTGGGGCTCCTCGCCGCCCAGGTGTGCTGCGCCGGGCTCATGCTGTGCGCCGTGGGATCCACCGACTGGGAGGCGCAGGCTCGGCGGGCTCAGGCGCTGACATCGTCGTCCTCTCCAGACGTGGAGATGTCCGACGCTGGGAAGGGCGGGGGCCacgcgtcggcggcggcggccgcggcaGGGGGAGCCGGGCCCGAGAAAGGGGAGCACGATGAGGACAGGGCGGACAGGAGGCGCTACGAGCCATTGATCTCGAACGAGAAGGCCGAGCCCGGGACAGTGCAGGTGCTTTGAGATTGGCGGAAAGCACGATGCCATTGTATAATTTCTTTCTTATTCTTACTTCTGATTAATTGGACTGCTATTGCTATAATATAGTACTAAGTACTGTGCTAATGTGTTCATTTCTTTTTCAAGATGTTCTCCGGTTCTTATCACTTGGCTTTGTGTATTATTGGTGGTACCTATAGCGTTAAGGACTGAATCTCATATGTTATCAACCAAATGTAGTATTTTTATCCGTCCTAAGTCCAATTAGCTAAGCTCTTGTTTTGGGTTGGTCGTTTTTCACGACTTCTAAATTCTTCATGAAATATGATGGCTCACAATTGACTAGTGAGCCAATTATAACTATTTATTTTGCCTAATGAACCCATAGCtggcttcttcttccttggccctGTTCGGTACAACTTTTAATACCTATTCTCATCGAATGTAAATCTAGATTTCGAAGTGTTCAACTAGTGGTTGGCTCTAAAATCAGTCTAACAGACACGTAAAATACAAACCACATCACTATAAAATTTTGTACAGCATGTTTGGTTCAGAGCTAAACATTGCGAGCCTATTTAGATAGCTAATATAAAGTCAAAGTGGATTGGATTTCCCATGCACCTAGATAACCACTTAAATCGGAAAATAgcgaaaaaattcaaaaaaaattgaaattgtTTTGGTGAGTGTTCTTCTAACGTCTGAAGTTTCGTGGAGAAATGACCTTAGTGGTATTCtaggaaaaaaaaagagaaaataggTGCTCTGAAAAGCATTTCTTTTTGAAGGTCtggttttgatttttttttaccCAGACCActggcactagtagaaaaagggtcatctgtcccggttggtaagggtcttttgtcccggtttttgaacagggactaaagggtcgttactaatgccctagccctttagtcccggttcttacacgaaccgggatagatgggcctccacgtggccggtgccgcgagcccaggcaggagggcctttggtcccggttggtggcactaaccgggaccaataggcatccacgcgtcagcatttcaggggctggggtttttgttttttttttgaaaggggggggggggttggggttttgggggttaatttaggtgtttaatatattgtgttagctagctaatttatagagagaagtgtcctctcttatctccgtgcttggtcgacgctacgtactatatacgtatagagaggactagacacgctagctagtaagcaaatgaaggaaacagaagatcgtcatgaacatatgcgtacagagagaagtgatatcgaccacctctccttctccgagagattggtcgaacaacaagttctcatatatctatccgacactaccggctacatatatacaataattatctcttacaatataatctcctaattatatatgaacacagggtccacatagtattctccgttttcagcgatcacgtggtcaaggaagaatgccgccaattcctcttgaattgctcgcatacgatctggtgctaggagttcatcctgcatccgaaagatctaatttgaagaagggggtcaatacatatatatatgaataaatgaaactcaacacaaatgatggtaataaaataaaattgtgaatattattgcttacgcacttcatattgttcgtcagagtagcaccgctcacaggtcgtgtggcggatgaactcgcaaatgtagtatccacagaaatcattcccttgttccttttacaaccactttacaagaaatagaggtcaatcaaactgataagcaagcatgctaaatggtattgatgaaactagcgcttgaatcactaggagatgcgcggaacatgctactatagtacatactttcgggtgtctaaattgcagcttcttcagcagtcccggagcttttttggtgaattttctccaaaccctgccaggcaaagaaaacaattacttgatatcaggaaatgaacaaagttgctgatatggtggataatgatcgatttaacttacttctcgagcatttgagtcatgtccgcatagtcctggggatcttttcgtctcgagtctaagacggttactactccctgctcaagcttaatctctaggagaatatagtggaagctgcgcacgcatgcataagtcatcaattacattactataacctggactaataagggaaaccgaatatgcacaagacagtaacactcacttgaagttgtaaggaaagagtattatatctttgttttcatttattaccaacgatcgtagcaagttggcctcggtactttcggcatgatatttaacctcagttgcatctatgagatttgtgttaatgaacccaatatcaccgatttgtcttttcttcaattcggcgatcttcaatctgcataatatagtgaggataattataaatacatgcaatgaaagagctgacctatatagagagacttaatgatagaagtagtactacttacagacagtagcaagtgaccgttgatttatcgagggccttttgattgaaaaaccggaagaactcctcaaatggaacattcaacagttcaattccaacgaggtcatgctcctctttaactctcagcgtcaaagtattcctccccccagactctctgcaggttttcatgtaccaatcatgtaatcttcgcatcatcgttgttagagatctttcatctttgacgagaggcttctcgtaatggtatttgtgttcgtccacctccaagaaatcataatgtacatcgtcgggcaggtaatctccaagattgccataaccgggcaccatcctcggatcattagcgacgatgtcactagacaccttgagcggggggcacgattggttcgcttgttcgctgagctgggcaattttttcccagctcgtcgttcttttaacctttgatcactgacagtacttcccgaccgctccgcttcgacaaatgtctttgcaataatgcgctcatagttgcctttcggcggagactttggtggttttgtcagggcagccagagtgcgcttcgctttcaccggatctaccttctcctccggaggtggatgtttctttgctttcaccccttcaaagaagttcgtcacttgggctcgcacgatcttcgtgctttcctcctcggtcctcttgtgtggtaacttctctggagtcttcagagaaggaccgaatctgtattgcctcccgcctctagctgtactgctagacgccggcagagcagacggagcggctgcggctgtcttctttccttgcttacgaggcggaggagaaggactacgacgcgccggagcagctggagcggcggcgggtctcttccgcccttgctgacgaggcggagaaggaggaggctggctgctcgggcgcgccggcgcaggcggagaagtaGGTGGactgccgccacgcgccggagaaggaggctgagtgccctgaacactcgccggaggaggaggcggagtgccgccacgcgccggagaaggaggctgagtgccctgatcactcgccggaggaggaggcggagtgcccttagtcgccggaggcgtccagttcggaaggttgatgagctccttccgccataggcatggagtcttcagagcagaacccagccgagtctccccttcaccggtagggtggtcaagctggaggtcctcaaatccctccgttatttcgtccaccgtcaccctagcatatccttctggaatcagacgacagtgaaaagttgcgccgggttcaggaggtcgaacagagccgacaaccaccttgactttgaagttctgccattgcgtcataaggtggcaatgttgagaatccatgatagcatccacggggtagctagcaggagccgtcaagacatgctccggctgaagcagctcggtggaagccacactgcttctccgctgagatggcggggtagcttcgggggtagtttcggtaggtcgattgctgcgagctacgtctcgttcctctagcacttgaaccctttcgtgcagcttttGAATTTGGGTCCGCTCCAACTTTTTCCTCCtttcctggcttttgtaaccgcttgcgtccggaaaaccagccttccacgaaacggagcctggcgtgcctcgtgtccgtccagggtgctcaggattcccgagggccattgtgagctcgtcattctctctgtctggaacgaacgtcccttgct
This sequence is a window from Aegilops tauschii subsp. strangulata cultivar AL8/78 chromosome 7, Aet v6.0, whole genome shotgun sequence. Protein-coding genes within it:
- the LOC109745514 gene encoding protein DETOXIFICATION 52-like — its product is MDKKRTKSRFVWVGPLELLLTQGRRHPYKTPCTRSASGTLHPCTGCPRPSTPPSFKLCSATSLAYSSSRSLSCSLQHANSGPMCTTTPAPSAPAVAVSGGKGLHHVYVTLAQCADVHGHGGDAAGAHCHPQLKCHGVDGHAVPLTVNGGETFREAAALCRLACPIALTALLLYSRTALSMLFLGSLGDLQLAAGSLAVAFANITGYSVLSGLSLGMDPLCSQAFGANQPTLLGLTLYRSVLFLLCCSLPLSALWLNMSKILLFLGQDREITELAQQYLLFSLPDLFTFSLIHPLRVYLRSQGVTQPLTTAAGAAVLFHVLANYVLVGRLGLGAEGVAAAASASNFVLLGVLLAYVSRRDTALREAWGPTVEWLAGWGPLARLAAPSCASVCLEWWWYEVMILLCGLLPEPKPAVASMGVLMQTTALVYVFPSSLGLGVSTRVGNELGANRPGRARSSARVAMVGAAGMGLLAMSFAAGMRHAWGRLFTADADIIRLTAAALPVVGLCELGNCPQTVGCGVLRGSARPSRAAHVNLGAFYLVGMPVAVVLAFWFGVGFVGLWVGLLAAQVCCAGLMLCAVGSTDWEAQARRAQALTSSSSPDVEMSDAGKGGGHASAAAAAAGGAGPEKGEHDEDRADRRRYEPLISNEKAEPGTVQVL